Proteins encoded together in one Carya illinoinensis cultivar Pawnee chromosome 3, C.illinoinensisPawnee_v1, whole genome shotgun sequence window:
- the LOC122303974 gene encoding lanC-like protein GCL2: protein MGDRFFPNVMPDFIAESTTETQEQEVSTAAHDSLTKLLSLPYHSLSERFKRTALDLKETILLETWGMTGQRVQDFTLYCGTLGTAFFLFKAYLITNNKNDLALCAQIVKACDSASFHSRGVTFLCGRAGVCALGAVVAKHAGDEQLLNDYLAQFREIKLPRDLPDELLYGRAGFLWACSFINKHIGAGTIPSTYTGAVVNEIIKNGRALAKRGRCPLMFEWYGEKYWGAAHGLAGIMHVLMDMDLKPDEVEDVKGTLRYMINNHFPSGNYLVSEGDRNRDVLVHWCHGAPGVALTLVKAAKVFGDEEFLKAAADAAELVWNRGLLKRVGICHGISGNAYVFLSLYQLTGNLEFLYRAKAFSCFLLDRAYKLIAEGEMHGGDNPYSLFEGTGGMAYLFLDLIDPSQAKFPAYDL, encoded by the exons ATGGGCGACCGCTTCTTCCCGAATGTGATGCCAGACTTCATAGCAGAATCAACAACTGAAACCCAAGAACAAGAAGTCAGTACTGCAGCCCATGACTCTCTAACGAAGCTCCTCTCCTTGCCCTATCATTCTCTCTCTGAGCGCTTTAAACGCACCGCTTTGGACCTCAAAGAAACT attttgttggAGACGTGGGGAATGACTGGGCAACGAGTGCAAGACTTTACGCTGTATTGTGGAACTCTTGGGactgctttttttcttttcaaagctTACCTAATCACTAACAACAAGAATGATCTTGCTCTCTGCGCTCAGATTGTTAAGGCTTGTGACTCTGCTTCTTTCCATTCTAG AGGTGTGACTTTTCTATGTGGGCGAGCTGGTGTATGTGCACTTGGGGCAGTGGTGGCAAAGCACGCTGGTGATGAGCAGCTGCTTAATGACTATTTGGCTCAATTTAGAGAG ATTAAGCTGCCAAGAGATCTACCTGATGAGTTGTTATATGGGAGAGCTGGGTTCTTATGGGCATGCTCGTTCATAAACAAACATATTGGTGCCGGGACAATTCCTTCTACGTACACT GGTGCAGTTGTGAATGAAATCATCAAGAATGGAAGAGCATTGGCTAAGAGAGGAAGATGCCCATTGATGTTTGAATGGTATGGAGAAAAGTATTGGGGTGCTGCACATGGATTGGCTGGGATAATGCATGTTTTGATGGACATGGATTTGAAACCGGATGAGGTTGAGGATGTAAAGGGGACTCTTAGGTACAtgattaataatcacttccctAGTGGCAACTACCTCGTTAGTGAAGGGGATAGAAACAGAGATGTTCTTGTGCATTGGTGTCATGGAGCTCCTGGAGTTGCCCTCACGCTTGTCAAAGCAGCCAAG GTTTTTGGAGATGAGGAATTTCTGAAAGCAGCTGCAGATGCAGCAGAGTTAGTGTGGAACCGTGGGCTGCTCAAGCGAGTTGGGATTTGTCATGGCATTAGTGGGAATGCATATGTGTTCCTCTCCCTTTACCAACTTACAGGCAATCTTGAGTTCTTATACAGGGCTAAAgctttttcttgctttctgCTCGACAGAGCCTACAAACTCATTGCAGAGGGAGAGATGCATGGAGGTGATAACCCCTACTCATTGTTTGAAGGGACTGGAGGCATGGCTTATCTTTTTCTTGACTTGATTGATCCCTCTCAGGCTAAATTTCCAGCTTATGatctctaa